A genomic window from Terrisporobacter glycolicus ATCC 14880 = DSM 1288 includes:
- a CDS encoding phosphoribosylaminoimidazolecarboxamide formyltransferase encodes MKEISLKYGCNPNQKPSRVFIEENKDLPVTVLNGNPGYINFLDALNGWQLVKELKKVTGLPAATSFKHVSPAGAAVGLPLDDILDKIYWVDDLGELSPLASAYARARGADRMSSYGDFIALSDECDIQTARIIQREVSDGVIAPAYSKEALEILKSKKKGKYNIIQIDQSYVPNPIEKKQVYGIIFEQGSNELIINDELLSNVVTKNNKIPELALMDMKIALITLKYTQSNSVCYVKNGQTIGVGAGQQSRVHCTRLAGQKADNWYLRQSPQVFDLEFIDTLSRAERDNAIDVYIGDEYEDVLAEGKWQNIFKTKPKAFTREEKILWVSKNEKVTLGSDAFFPFSDNIERAYKSGVEYIAQPGGSLRDDLVIKCCDKYNMIMAFTGIRLFHH; translated from the coding sequence ATGAAAGAAATATCACTAAAATATGGATGCAATCCAAATCAAAAACCATCAAGAGTATTTATAGAAGAAAATAAGGATTTACCTGTTACTGTATTAAACGGAAACCCAGGGTATATAAACTTTCTTGACGCTCTTAATGGATGGCAGCTAGTAAAAGAATTAAAAAAAGTTACAGGTCTTCCTGCTGCTACTTCTTTTAAACATGTGTCACCAGCTGGTGCAGCAGTTGGACTACCACTAGATGACATACTTGATAAAATATACTGGGTAGATGATTTGGGAGAATTATCACCCCTTGCTAGCGCTTATGCTAGAGCACGAGGAGCTGATAGAATGTCATCTTATGGTGATTTTATTGCATTGTCAGATGAGTGTGATATTCAAACTGCTAGGATTATCCAAAGAGAAGTTTCAGATGGAGTTATAGCACCAGCTTATTCCAAAGAAGCTTTAGAAATACTTAAAAGCAAAAAGAAGGGTAAATATAATATTATACAAATAGACCAATCTTATGTTCCAAATCCTATTGAGAAAAAGCAAGTATATGGAATTATTTTTGAACAAGGTAGTAATGAACTTATCATTAATGATGAGCTTTTATCAAATGTTGTGACTAAAAATAATAAAATTCCAGAGTTAGCACTTATGGATATGAAGATAGCTCTTATTACACTTAAATACACACAGTCTAATTCAGTTTGTTATGTGAAAAATGGTCAAACCATAGGTGTTGGGGCCGGTCAGCAATCAAGAGTACATTGCACAAGACTGGCAGGGCAGAAAGCTGATAACTGGTATCTTCGTCAATCACCACAAGTTTTTGATTTGGAGTTTATTGACACACTTAGTCGTGCAGAAAGGGACAACGCAATAGACGTATATATTGGAGATGAATATGAGGATGTTCTTGCTGAAGGAAAATGGCAAAATATATTTAAAACAAAGCCAAAAGCATTTACTAGAGAAGAAAAAATATTATGGGTTTCAAAAAATGAAAAAGTAACATTAGGCTCAGATGCATTTTTCCCTTTCTCAGACAATATTGAAAGAGCATACAAAAGTGGAGTTGAATATATAGCACAACCAGGAGGTTCCCTAAGGGATGATCTTGTTATAAAATGTTGTGATAAATACAATATGATAATGGCATTTACAGGCATTAGATTATTCCATCATTAA
- a CDS encoding glycosyltransferase family 2 protein, whose protein sequence is MYKVSVIVPIYNAEENLNRCLDSIKNQTYTNMEIILVDNGSTDNSKQIAMGYARFDKRIRLLNMENHNLCEGINYATENVTGQYILYVDSKNSWLDKNMISLMVEKQEKYNSDAIQVDSYDVYFDKLLYDDKYSEEDGEGLILDNKCLMEELKINERVKNVIWGKLYKTDLIKNIILENKAKTNELQWIYEVMNIIERYIILHKPAVYKIK, encoded by the coding sequence ATGTACAAAGTTAGTGTGATAGTGCCAATATATAATGCAGAAGAAAATTTAAATAGGTGTTTAGATAGTATTAAAAATCAAACATATACAAATATGGAAATAATCTTAGTTGATAATGGAAGCACAGATAATTCGAAGCAAATTGCTATGGGTTATGCTCGATTTGATAAAAGAATTAGATTACTTAATATGGAAAATCATAATCTTTGTGAGGGCATAAATTATGCAACAGAAAATGTAACAGGCCAATATATATTATATGTTGATAGCAAGAATAGCTGGTTAGACAAAAATATGATAAGCCTTATGGTAGAAAAACAAGAAAAATACAACTCAGATGCAATACAAGTAGATTCATATGATGTATATTTTGATAAGTTATTATATGACGATAAATATAGTGAAGAAGATGGTGAAGGATTAATATTAGATAATAAATGTTTAATGGAAGAATTAAAAATAAATGAAAGAGTAAAAAATGTTATCTGGGGCAAATTGTATAAAACAGATTTAATTAAAAATATTATATTAGAAAATAAAGCAAAAACTAATGAACTACAATGGATATACGAAGTAATGAATATTATTGAAAGGTATATAATACTTCATAAACCAGCTGTTTATAAAATTAAATAA
- a CDS encoding ABC transporter ATP-binding protein — translation MSILDVINLSKTYGKGENKVQALNNINLSFEKGKFTTIIGPSGSGKSTLLHCMAGLDSITSGKVLLNDQDISKLSEDKLSKLRIEKFGFIFQSFNLIPVVNIYENIVLPINIDNKKIDKKYVDSLISILGLKDKINKFPNELSGGQQQRVAIARALANKPEIIFADEPTGNLDTKTTNEVMDLLKKCVNEFGQTLIMITHNNDIAKMADKVITIKDGNVA, via the coding sequence ATGAGTATATTAGATGTAATAAATTTAAGTAAAACATATGGAAAAGGCGAGAATAAAGTACAGGCTTTAAATAATATTAATTTGTCTTTTGAAAAAGGAAAGTTTACCACAATAATAGGTCCAAGTGGAAGTGGAAAAAGTACATTGCTTCATTGTATGGCCGGGTTAGATAGCATTACAAGTGGAAAAGTACTTCTTAATGACCAAGATATATCCAAGTTGTCAGAAGATAAATTATCAAAATTAAGAATAGAAAAGTTTGGATTTATCTTTCAAAGTTTTAACTTAATACCAGTAGTTAATATTTATGAAAACATAGTACTTCCTATAAATATAGATAATAAAAAAATAGATAAGAAATATGTAGATAGCCTTATTAGTATTTTGGGACTAAAAGATAAGATAAATAAATTTCCAAATGAATTAAGTGGAGGTCAACAACAAAGAGTTGCTATCGCTAGGGCTCTTGCAAATAAACCAGAAATTATATTTGCAGATGAGCCTACAGGAAATTTAGATACAAAAACTACTAATGAAGTTATGGATTTGTTAAAGAAATGTGTAAATGAATTTGGACAAACTTTGATTATGATAACTCATAATAATGACATAGCTAAAATGGCAGACAAGGTTATAACTATAAAAGATGGTAATGTTGCATAG
- a CDS encoding ABC transporter permease produces MKVSFKLAVSYLKSQKGKSLALITSISLAVMLIFTLNVIPETKSEINIKEAYKNFSDYHAEYNNLSDSVSNQLEKDKEVKEIHDVINLGSIVDKNGVSIQLDSYNEDFIKNYGYKLINGTYPKNENEIVLEEKALKEMNLDNKLNEEIDFTVVKHYVDNKNEKQIYSKKKKFKLVGIVQKPEGYYKGYNEGNEYYNVRGFTYFSNNQNIIPKELVTHSGILKFSTKTPSMSKADEIIGKYKLNDGDLIINTQLSNALDDYEMSKSTTFSRNNKLIPMLSAALVIFSIFNIILIDMTKQIGILRAIGMKKKNVRLMILIQSLIVLILGLVLGFALGYVISLIGISSIYGSQQNIYISKESIMEPLELASFAVLISCVFSTYKGSKISPMEAIRDINNNTKKGKDKFYHKLIRKIFGLTGEMAFKNVWRNKSRTILSILSISLAGSLFISKMAIFNNDEENSGSTSMSVMAMGDTDVILRHNFYNTEEAYCNYDSNLINKISKIDNIKEVYPSMNLTAYLKSSINNISDDVKPFISSKDNQNNLEIITGVKGYNKNFIRSLDKYIEEGSNIYEKNKEDYPRALVSNYFYSPMQSSNNAKVLKKVKVGDLIDIKVPSKNKGKLEYKNIKVKVSGLLNKDYVVTQDGGLGYLAQLILNEDDLKNITNIKDYNKISIKLEDGKDEEVNKALDELTKGSSFKEIESKYKYESRFKEESEENKKEVLVSVILTLIISSINIICIIKTNIMLRIKELATLRAMGMSMKNIKKMIVKESMIYALFSIVVSSVVATISYSKFIYMVNSIRAEGLGLENSMSYNIPINEILQFGIATIVMCLLATYLSRNKIIKLSIVEGLRIND; encoded by the coding sequence ATGAAAGTTAGTTTTAAATTGGCAGTGTCATATTTAAAAAGCCAAAAAGGCAAAAGCTTAGCTCTTATAACAAGTATTTCTTTAGCAGTAATGCTAATTTTTACATTAAATGTTATACCAGAGACTAAGAGTGAGATAAATATTAAAGAAGCTTATAAAAATTTCAGTGATTATCATGCTGAATACAATAATTTAAGTGATAGTGTGTCAAATCAATTAGAAAAAGACAAAGAAGTAAAAGAAATCCATGATGTAATTAATTTAGGTAGTATTGTAGATAAAAATGGAGTATCCATTCAGCTAGATTCTTACAATGAAGATTTTATTAAAAATTACGGATATAAATTGATAAATGGTACTTATCCTAAAAATGAAAATGAAATAGTTTTAGAAGAAAAAGCGTTAAAAGAAATGAACTTAGACAATAAATTAAATGAAGAAATTGACTTTACTGTTGTAAAACATTATGTGGACAATAAAAATGAAAAACAAATTTATAGTAAGAAAAAGAAATTTAAACTAGTTGGAATAGTTCAAAAGCCTGAAGGTTACTATAAAGGTTATAATGAAGGAAATGAATATTACAATGTTAGAGGATTTACTTATTTTTCAAATAATCAAAATATTATTCCAAAAGAACTTGTAACTCATAGTGGTATTTTGAAATTTAGTACAAAAACTCCTAGTATGTCTAAGGCTGATGAAATTATAGGTAAATATAAACTAAATGATGGAGATTTAATTATAAATACACAGCTTAGCAATGCACTAGATGATTATGAAATGTCAAAAAGCACAACCTTTAGCAGAAACAATAAGCTAATACCAATGCTATCAGCAGCTTTAGTTATATTCAGCATATTTAATATAATATTAATTGATATGACAAAGCAAATTGGTATATTAAGAGCCATAGGAATGAAAAAGAAAAATGTTAGACTCATGATACTTATTCAAAGTTTAATAGTTCTTATTTTAGGTTTAGTCCTAGGATTTGCTTTGGGATATGTAATTTCTTTAATAGGAATAAGTAGTATTTATGGAAGTCAGCAAAATATTTATATAAGTAAAGAAAGTATAATGGAACCATTAGAATTAGCATCTTTTGCAGTTTTAATTTCCTGTGTTTTCTCAACATACAAAGGCTCAAAAATAAGTCCTATGGAGGCTATTAGAGATATAAATAACAACACAAAAAAAGGAAAAGATAAGTTTTATCATAAATTAATTAGAAAAATATTTGGACTAACTGGTGAAATGGCATTTAAAAATGTGTGGAGAAATAAAAGTAGAACTATATTATCCATACTTTCCATAAGTCTAGCAGGATCACTATTTATAAGTAAGATGGCAATTTTTAATAATGATGAAGAAAATTCTGGAAGTACTAGTATGTCTGTTATGGCCATGGGAGATACTGATGTGATTCTAAGACATAATTTTTATAATACAGAAGAAGCTTATTGTAATTATGACAGTAACCTTATTAATAAGATATCTAAGATTGATAATATAAAAGAAGTTTATCCTAGTATGAATTTAACAGCATACTTAAAAAGTAGTATAAATAATATTTCTGATGATGTTAAACCTTTTATATCTTCTAAAGATAATCAAAATAACCTAGAGATTATTACTGGAGTAAAAGGATATAACAAAAACTTTATAAGAAGTTTAGATAAATATATAGAAGAAGGTAGCAATATTTATGAGAAAAATAAAGAAGACTATCCAAGGGCTCTAGTTTCAAACTATTTTTACTCGCCTATGCAAAGCTCAAATAATGCAAAGGTTTTAAAGAAAGTTAAAGTGGGGGACTTAATTGATATAAAAGTACCTTCAAAAAATAAGGGGAAATTGGAATATAAAAATATAAAAGTTAAAGTCAGTGGCTTATTAAATAAAGATTATGTTGTAACTCAAGATGGAGGATTAGGTTATTTAGCTCAATTAATTTTAAATGAGGATGATTTGAAAAATATAACTAATATAAAGGACTACAACAAAATATCTATAAAGTTAGAAGATGGAAAAGATGAGGAAGTAAATAAAGCTTTAGATGAATTAACAAAGGGTTCTTCTTTTAAAGAAATAGAAAGTAAATATAAATACGAAAGTAGATTTAAAGAGGAATCAGAAGAAAATAAAAAGGAAGTGTTAGTATCTGTAATTCTTACACTTATAATATCTTCCATAAATATAATATGTATAATTAAAACTAATATTATGCTGAGAATAAAAGAATTGGCAACACTTAGGGCTATGGGTATGAGCATGAAAAATATTAAAAAAATGATAGTAAAAGAAAGTATGATATATGCCTTATTTAGTATAGTAGTATCATCTGTAGTAGCTACCATAAGTTATTCTAAATTTATTTATATGGTAAATAGTATAAGAGCTGAAGGCCTAGGTCTAGAAAATAGCATGTCATATAATATACCAATAAATGAAATACTTCAATTTGGAATAGCTACAATAGTAATGTGCTTATTGGCAACTTATTTATCAAGAAACAAAATAATTAAGCTAAGTATAGTAGAAGGGCTGAGAATAAATGACTAA
- a CDS encoding GHKL domain-containing protein, with amino-acid sequence MLNIEFYEVERIVDNIIFIISFFIMMKKIGYSYNVKNKFLNLINILLAILLIINQSKIYLLEIDFSISFILLFFICKISYSFDLKKTFIYSLMYNLIYKGIAITFEYLILFTYIFIKYKLGIVKYSYYGNLEMIIVNTSMLLIALSFGKLKKLSLNKKYYLYIIITIIMNSLIILFLNKASSSLVGLYDVISDNKIKINQSLEIIPFVHFAELALPYIIVASNIVFIFILIKLLKSTEEKAKLELLNKKHDMEYNYYLNIKESQEKVKRLYHDINNHMTNIKLIQNQSSNVDEYINSINNEIKDFENIYNTGNVILDVILSEKSKLCNMKNIDFLCNIDFSKCDFLHMMDVSSIFSNLLDNAIEACDKMENSKNKKYISIRGTIVKSYYIIKCENSKANKVIIKNNKIISSKKDKYFHGIGIESIKSSLKKYDGELEIENEENKFISIIYIPLKQ; translated from the coding sequence ATGTTAAATATTGAGTTTTATGAAGTAGAAAGAATAGTAGATAATATAATATTTATAATTTCATTTTTTATTATGATGAAAAAAATAGGGTATAGTTATAACGTAAAAAATAAATTTCTTAATCTAATAAATATTTTACTAGCAATTTTATTAATAATAAACCAGTCAAAAATTTATTTATTAGAAATAGATTTTTCAATTTCATTTATTTTATTATTTTTTATTTGTAAAATTTCATACTCATTTGATTTAAAAAAAACTTTCATTTATTCATTAATGTATAACCTAATATATAAAGGAATAGCTATTACATTTGAGTATCTTATATTGTTTACTTATATTTTTATAAAATATAAATTAGGTATAGTTAAATACTCATATTATGGAAATTTGGAAATGATAATAGTTAATACATCCATGCTTTTAATTGCACTTTCTTTTGGTAAATTAAAAAAATTATCTCTTAACAAGAAGTATTATTTATATATAATAATTACTATTATAATGAATAGCTTAATAATTTTATTTTTAAACAAAGCATCTTCAAGTTTAGTTGGTCTTTATGATGTAATAAGTGATAATAAAATAAAAATTAATCAATCATTAGAAATTATACCCTTTGTTCATTTTGCAGAACTGGCTCTGCCTTACATAATCGTTGCCAGTAATATAGTTTTTATATTTATTCTAATAAAGTTATTGAAATCTACTGAGGAAAAAGCGAAGTTAGAATTACTTAATAAAAAGCATGATATGGAATATAATTATTATTTAAATATAAAAGAATCACAAGAAAAAGTAAAAAGACTTTATCATGATATAAATAATCATATGACAAATATAAAGCTTATTCAAAACCAAAGCTCTAATGTTGATGAGTATATAAATAGTATTAATAATGAAATCAAGGATTTTGAAAATATATATAATACAGGAAATGTTATATTAGATGTTATACTAAGTGAAAAAAGCAAGCTATGTAATATGAAAAACATAGACTTCTTATGTAATATAGATTTTTCAAAATGTGATTTTTTACACATGATGGACGTATCAAGTATATTTTCAAATTTGCTAGATAATGCAATAGAAGCATGTGACAAGATGGAAAATAGTAAAAATAAAAAATATATAAGCATAAGAGGCACAATTGTAAAGTCTTACTATATTATAAAATGTGAAAATAGTAAGGCAAATAAAGTAATAATTAAAAATAATAAAATAATAAGTAGCAAGAAAGATAAATATTTTCATGGTATTGGAATTGAAAGTATTAAATCATCACTTAAAAAGTATGATGGAGAATTGGAAATTGAAAATGAAGAAAATAAATTTATAAGTATAATTTATATACCATTGAAACAATAA
- a CDS encoding LytR/AlgR family response regulator transcription factor, translating into MLKIAVCEDEKEQRELIKNYLIQILDEKDLSYEILTFSSGEDLFNNYPQDVDIFLLDILMDKLNGMDTARKIRKIDNRNAEIIFTTSLVDYIQEGYEVRAYRYLLKPLKYEDLKKHIISCINEINKNNKYIIIDEKNDTLKIKVSDITYIEIQKRDMTIHTKDENHQVKSVLDKIEKEINNSNFYRCHKSFLVNMEYVDLIKQYVAIMENKEEVPVSRHRFKDFKSKFLHSMREKLC; encoded by the coding sequence ATGTTAAAAATCGCAGTATGTGAAGACGAAAAAGAACAAAGGGAACTAATAAAGAACTACTTAATTCAAATCTTAGATGAAAAAGACTTATCATATGAAATACTTACATTTAGCTCAGGTGAAGACCTTTTTAATAATTATCCTCAAGATGTAGATATATTCTTATTAGATATTCTAATGGACAAACTAAATGGTATGGATACAGCAAGAAAAATTAGAAAAATAGATAATAGAAATGCTGAGATAATATTTACTACATCGCTAGTAGATTATATTCAAGAAGGATATGAAGTAAGAGCTTATAGATATTTATTAAAGCCACTAAAATATGAAGATCTAAAAAAACATATCATAAGCTGCATAAATGAAATTAACAAAAATAATAAATATATAATTATAGATGAAAAAAATGATACCTTAAAGATAAAAGTTAGTGACATAACTTATATAGAAATACAAAAAAGAGATATGACTATACACACAAAAGACGAAAATCATCAGGTTAAGAGTGTTTTGGATAAGATAGAAAAAGAAATTAACAACAGTAATTTTTATAGGTGTCATAAAAGCTTTTTAGTAAATATGGAGTATGTAGACCTTATAAAGCAATATGTTGCTATTATGGAGAATAAAGAGGAAGTGCCTGTTAGTAGGCATAGATTTAAGGATTTTAAAAGTAAGTTCCTTCATTCAATGAGAGAAAAATTATGTTAA
- a CDS encoding DUF547 domain-containing protein, protein MKPAENLSIEFCVLAKTKKYEWLLDGKQDLLELNKLYNKLKDINLDELKNDDEKKAFWINIYNGLMCYFIIEMKITESLSKESIFKSKKANIGGSEWSLDNIEHGILRKNKRPVNSFKAPFGKYDKRKAYMVNEKDSRIHFALNCGAKSCPAIRAYTSKNINEELKKSEETFLQFETNIDHKSKVINASKIFKWYKSDFANQYIYAEKFKTYKIKYKEYNWNLI, encoded by the coding sequence ATGAAACCCGCTGAGAATTTATCAATAGAATTTTGCGTATTAGCAAAAACAAAAAAATATGAATGGTTACTTGATGGTAAACAAGATCTGTTAGAATTAAATAAATTATACAATAAACTAAAAGATATTAATTTGGATGAATTAAAAAATGATGATGAGAAAAAAGCCTTTTGGATAAATATTTATAATGGGTTAATGTGCTATTTTATTATAGAAATGAAAATAACAGAAAGTTTAAGTAAAGAATCAATTTTTAAAAGTAAAAAAGCCAACATAGGTGGATCTGAATGGTCCCTGGATAATATTGAACATGGTATTTTGAGAAAGAATAAAAGACCTGTAAACTCTTTTAAAGCTCCATTTGGAAAATATGATAAACGAAAAGCTTATATGGTAAATGAAAAAGATTCACGTATTCATTTTGCACTAAATTGCGGTGCGAAATCTTGTCCTGCTATTAGAGCCTATACAAGTAAAAATATTAATGAAGAATTAAAAAAATCAGAGGAAACATTTTTACAGTTTGAAACAAATATAGACCATAAAAGTAAGGTAATAAATGCATCGAAAATATTTAAATGGTATAAAAGCGATTTTGCAAATCAGTACATATATGCTGAAAAATTTAAGACTTATAAAATAAAATATAAAGAATATAACTGGAATTTGATATAA
- a CDS encoding coproporphyrinogen-III oxidase family protein, translating to MLTNILRPVLNRSFKPFEFIKCNDNNDLNYVDLNNKDNLGLYIHIPFCKSICSFCPYNKELYDEKKAFEYKEVLLKEIKLANLRYKKQDLTSLYFGGGTPALLIDYLEEIINVVKENFNLKGSLAIELHPSNINLNLLNKLKTLGFNMLSVGIQSFNKNCLESLGRIENNEAEKIKLIKEVGFETIDVDLIFGIPGQSIEELKEDVVLAFELGATQISTYPFIDFSYANNKRKPLSSNEKKKMLFELVNLSKEIGLDRTSVWTFAKPNTEKYSSITRENFIGLGPGAASLFDDKFRLNTFSVDEYINAINNNEFACALVLNFTKFSRKSYWLFWNVYNMNLNKADYKKMFSSDLSKDYRLELSIAKVMGLLKEDEVGYKVTTKGSYYFHAVEQIYTLQYIDKTWSIARNNPWPNKIELY from the coding sequence ATGCTGACGAATATTTTAAGACCAGTGTTAAACAGAAGTTTTAAGCCATTTGAGTTTATAAAGTGCAATGATAATAATGATTTAAATTATGTTGATTTAAATAATAAAGATAATTTAGGATTATATATACATATACCATTTTGTAAAAGTATATGTTCTTTTTGTCCTTACAATAAAGAATTATATGATGAAAAAAAGGCTTTTGAATATAAGGAAGTTTTATTAAAAGAGATAAAGCTAGCTAATTTAAGATATAAAAAACAGGACTTAACATCTTTGTATTTTGGAGGTGGAACGCCAGCTTTGCTTATAGACTATCTTGAAGAAATTATAAATGTTGTAAAAGAAAACTTTAATTTGAAGGGAAGCTTAGCCATAGAATTACATCCAAGTAATATTAATTTAAATCTATTGAATAAGTTAAAGACCTTAGGATTTAACATGCTAAGTGTTGGGATTCAGTCTTTTAATAAAAACTGTTTAGAAAGCTTAGGCAGAATAGAAAATAATGAAGCTGAAAAAATAAAGTTAATCAAAGAAGTTGGATTTGAAACAATAGACGTAGATTTAATATTTGGAATACCAGGCCAAAGTATAGAGGAGCTAAAGGAAGACGTAGTACTGGCTTTTGAACTTGGAGCAACTCAAATTTCTACTTATCCATTTATTGATTTTTCTTATGCTAATAACAAAAGAAAACCTCTATCTTCCAACGAAAAGAAAAAAATGCTTTTTGAACTGGTGAATTTATCAAAAGAAATAGGATTAGATAGAACTTCTGTATGGACTTTTGCTAAGCCAAATACAGAAAAATATTCATCCATAACGAGAGAAAACTTTATAGGATTAGGACCGGGAGCGGCATCACTCTTTGATGACAAGTTTAGGTTGAATACTTTCTCAGTGGATGAGTACATAAATGCAATAAATAATAATGAATTTGCCTGTGCATTAGTATTAAACTTTACTAAGTTTTCAAGAAAATCTTATTGGTTATTTTGGAATGTTTACAATATGAACTTGAACAAAGCGGATTATAAAAAGATGTTTAGTAGTGATTTAAGTAAAGATTATAGACTTGAACTGAGTATAGCAAAAGTAATGGGATTATTAAAAGAAGACGAGGTAGGATATAAAGTTACTACAAAAGGCTCTTATTATTTCCACGCAGTAGAGCAAATTTATACACTGCAATATATTGATAAAACATGGAGTATTGCACGAAATAATCCATGGCCAAACAAGATTGAATTATATTAA
- a CDS encoding radical SAM protein, which produces MKLKSFIEFSTYGLKTIFLKNTNPILATIILTDYCNLTCKHCAVNNINKIIHPYEDIKEEMIKLYNEGVRILFFCGGETLLWNDSGKNAKDLIAEAKEIGFELVNIVTNGTIDLDIKEADIIFLSIDGTKENHNFIRGNTFDTILENVEKANDSNICVYMAINNRNYKDVGELCELVKNTKNLKSISFNFHTPYEGTEDLSLSREQKIEVVNTIKQLMKEGYPIFNLYSALDYYLDNNWNRPCKQCLVVENKKRFVCGRCVEIDGLCNECGYLFAVEFALLFGGNPKIIYETLKTYLKFV; this is translated from the coding sequence ATGAAGCTAAAATCATTTATAGAATTTTCAACTTATGGATTAAAAACAATATTTTTGAAAAATACTAATCCAATACTTGCAACTATAATACTTACAGATTATTGCAATCTTACTTGTAAGCATTGTGCAGTAAACAACATAAACAAAATAATTCATCCTTATGAAGACATAAAAGAGGAAATGATTAAGCTTTATAATGAAGGTGTTAGAATTTTATTCTTTTGTGGTGGAGAAACACTTCTTTGGAATGACAGTGGGAAAAATGCTAAGGACTTAATTGCAGAAGCTAAAGAAATAGGCTTTGAATTAGTTAATATAGTTACCAACGGAACTATAGATTTAGATATTAAAGAGGCAGATATTATATTTTTAAGTATTGATGGAACTAAAGAAAATCACAATTTTATAAGGGGAAACACATTTGATACAATATTAGAAAATGTGGAAAAAGCCAATGACAGCAATATTTGTGTATATATGGCCATTAATAATAGAAATTATAAAGATGTAGGAGAACTTTGTGAATTAGTTAAAAATACTAAAAATCTAAAGAGTATTTCCTTTAATTTTCACACACCTTATGAGGGTACAGAGGATCTAAGTTTGAGCAGAGAACAAAAAATTGAAGTAGTAAATACTATAAAACAACTTATGAAGGAAGGTTATCCCATATTTAATTTATATTCTGCTCTAGATTATTATTTAGATAACAATTGGAACAGACCTTGCAAACAATGTTTGGTAGTAGAAAATAAAAAGAGATTTGTATGTGGAAGATGTGTGGAAATAGACGGATTATGCAATGAATGTGGATATCTATTTGCCGTAGAATTTGCCTTGTTGTTTGGTGGAAATCCTAAGATAATCTATGAAACTTTAAAAACATATTTGAAATTTGTATAG
- a CDS encoding GNAT family N-acetyltransferase, producing MNKIIITKELTHSQKIQVCELVYQGFYKKLSNYWIFEKNIEKGSTVLQGCINYNNGIYAIENGNVVGFIGIQFRKNKFREFNISTLKSHYGLIGATWRGLLNKFENKSNSLKDDEMYIDLIVVNANHRGKGIASLLIEKVTNLSIENNFNKILLDVVDTNESAINLYKKLGYKTLKVIDFKGLTDFMGYRKVMYMCKNLKGEDNS from the coding sequence ATGAATAAAATAATTATAACAAAAGAACTTACACATTCTCAAAAAATACAAGTTTGTGAACTTGTGTATCAAGGTTTCTATAAAAAGCTATCTAACTATTGGATATTTGAAAAAAATATAGAAAAAGGATCTACTGTACTTCAAGGCTGTATAAATTACAATAATGGTATATATGCTATAGAAAATGGAAATGTAGTAGGTTTTATAGGTATCCAGTTTAGAAAAAATAAATTTAGAGAATTTAATATAAGTACCCTTAAATCGCATTATGGATTAATAGGCGCTACTTGGAGAGGCTTATTAAATAAATTTGAAAATAAATCAAATTCATTGAAAGACGATGAAATGTACATTGACTTAATAGTCGTTAATGCTAATCACAGAGGTAAAGGTATAGCATCCTTACTTATAGAAAAAGTTACTAATTTGTCTATTGAGAATAATTTTAATAAAATACTATTAGATGTTGTTGATACCAATGAAAGTGCAATAAATTTATATAAAAAACTTGGTTATAAAACTCTTAAAGTAATCGATTTTAAAGGACTGACAGATTTTATGGGATACAGAAAAGTTATGTATATGTGTAAAAATCTTAAAGGTGAAGATAATTCATAA